A stretch of the Nicotiana tabacum cultivar K326 chromosome 6, ASM71507v2, whole genome shotgun sequence genome encodes the following:
- the LOC107777057 gene encoding pectinesterase/pectinesterase inhibitor PPE8B-like, translating into MTSGAMWFIAVIAILPLLLCGEGQRVQTPQAIVAKDGSGNYTTITDAIISAPNNSVNKYNIIIKHGTYYEYIQVDKWKTNIVLIGQGMDNTIISGNKSYGGDGIKTSLTATVGVNGKGFMAQDITFRNNAGRENQQAVALRAEADFLTFYRCRFDGFQDTLYTKEGRQFYRDCEIFGTIDFICGDATAVFQNSLIEARLSLPNQYNTITAQHRELFNLTTGIVLQNCTLKATQELEKMGNVTTYLGRPWGNFSRTVVMHSYIDHFINPRGWVEFITESLLQPFYLEYENRGPGAITDGRVEWASVTRDSEIASKFTVRHFIGGDKWIPADVPYYLDLHE; encoded by the exons ATGACATCTGGAGCTATGTGGTTTATTGCAGTTATAGCCATTTTGCCACTCCTATTATGTGGTGAAGGCCAACGGGTGCAAACACCTCAGGCAATTGTTGCTAAAGATGGCTCCGGGAATTACACCACAATAACGGATGCCATAATTTCAGCACCAAATAACAGtgtaaataaatacaacattataATTAAGCACGGGACGTATTATGAATATATTCAAGTAGATAAATGGAAGACAAACATAGTCCTAATCGGTCAAGGCATGGACAATACTATAATATCAGGGAATAAGAGCTATGGCGGCGATGGCATCAAGACAAGTCTCACTGCTACTGTGG GTGTCAATGGGAAGGGCTTCATGGCCCAAGATATCACATTTAGGAATAATGCTGGACGAGAGAACCAACAAGCAGTAGCATTAAGAGCAGAAGCTGACTTTCTTACTTTCTATAGGTGTCGTTTCGACGGCTTTCAAGACACCTTATACACAAAAGAAGGCCGACAATTCTACAGGGATTGTGAAATATTTGGCACCATAGATTTCATCTGTGGTGATGCAACAGCCGTGTTCCAAAACTCCTTAATTGAAGCACGTCTATCACTGCCCAACCAATATAATACAATCACAGCACAACATAGAGAACTTTTTAACTTAACAACGGGAATAGTGCTGCAAAACTGCACACTAAAAGCAACTCAGGAGTTGGAGAAAATGGGTAATGTTACCACATATTTAGGTCGACCGTGGGGTAATTTCTCTAGGACAGTGGTCATGCATAGTTACATTGACCATTTTATAAATCCAAGAGGATGGGTTGAATTTATAACCGAGTCGTTACTTCAGCCATTCTATCTTGAGTATGAGAATAGAGGACCAGGCGCAATCACAGATGGACGAGTGGAGTGGGCCTCTGTCACTAGAGATTCAGAGATTGCATCAAAATTCACGGTCAGACACTTCATAGGAGGTGACAAATGGATTCCCGCCGATGTTCCGTATTATTTAGATCTTCATGAATAG